A window from Brachyhypopomus gauderio isolate BG-103 unplaced genomic scaffold, BGAUD_0.2 sc95, whole genome shotgun sequence encodes these proteins:
- the mlpha gene encoding melanophilin a isoform X4, with product MTEMEKKLDLTRLTDQEAKHVWEVIQRDFQLRRKEQDRLGELRTKMEKEEAKRDLLGSQSSLTSSHCIRCLQPFKFLLNSKRCCLDCQLFVCKTCSLYSRLERGWVCEPCRTARVLKMGTLGWYHDNVRSRFKRFGSAKVMRSLYKRLHEDGRRDDDTQSMPDVRNVHNGRDDDNMDTVESQRYKQLRKTRRLLSVHPLDLDMDDYSSHSRRHSVQYIQEERGRSDLEYCTDTCSQHHHRMNRRTSLDRPTRPDDGVHSEHRMVRARSLSKINFLPQRPLYLDTSEEEDSFRVPIYQPHPRRRSHASSQENVNLSAPPINELSKRMSAIENLLNRLEEKMTVPHEQPSAGQLEEEKLKRKLDELMSDRALSSDEEEPKRPAHSRGPGGKGGASKGPSAQSTQGTVLSSSSDDEMPTEAQKRSTAAALCDITTEVLRTLNATESVLAELALSDPPDRPPLGVADVKKADEAYRELEENLYLTAGKSFDMERKLTQIERKAVNNYIIPLTDSELSELEEQLSIAAAKVQNTESEVSDIENKIAALSVSGLSTDKAQKKASSVQQRRKTTQDISSSRTYF from the exons GGAGCTGAGGACCAagatggagaaggaggaggcCAAGCGTGACCTGCTGGGCTCACAGTCCTCCCTGACCAGCTCACACTGCATCCGCTGCCTTCAGCCCTTCAAGTTCCTGCTGAACAGCAAACGCTGCTGCCTGGACTGTCAGCTGTTCGTGTGTAAGACCTGCAGCCTCTACAGCCGGCTGGAGAGAGGCTGGGTGTGTGAACCCTGCCGAACTGCCAG GGTCCTGAAAATGGGGACGCTGGGCTGGTACCATGACAACGTGCGGTCTCGTTTCAAGCGCTTTGGCAGTGCTAAGGTGATGAGGTCGCTCTACAAGAGATTACACGAGGACG GTCGCCGCGACGACGACACGCAAAGCATGCCCGACGTACGCA ATGTTCACAACGGCCGCGATGATGACAACATGGACACAGTGGAATCTCAGCGCTATAAACAG CTGCGGAAGACGAGGCGTCTGCTCTCTGTCCATCCTCTGGATCTGGACATGGACGACTACAGCAGCCATTCACGCCGACATTCTGTGCAG TACATCCAGGAGGAGCGGGGGCGGAGTGATCTGGAGTACTGCACTGATACTTGTTCTCAACATCATCACCGCATGAACCGCAGGACCAGTTTGGACCGGCCCACACGCCCAG ATGACGGTGTGCACTCCGAGCACAGAATGGTGCGTGCTCGCTCACTGTCCAAGATCAACTTCCTGCCACAGCGTCCACTCTACCTGGACACGTCTGAAGAGGAGGACAGCTTCCGCGTCCCCATATACCAGCCACATCCTCGTCGGCGAAGCCACGCCTCCTCCCAGGAGAACGTCAACCTAAGTGCACCTCCG ATTAATGAACTGAGCAAGAGAATGTCTGCCATCGAGAACCTCCTGAATCGCCTGGAGGAGAAGATGACTGTCCCTCACGAGCAG CCTTCAGCAGGCCAGCTAGAGGAGGAGAAACTGAAGAGGAAACTGGATGAATTGATGAGCGACCGTGCGCTGTCGTCTGACGAGGAGGAGCCCAAGAGACCCGCCCACTCCAGGGGACCCGGGGGGAAGGGCGGAGCCAGCAAGGGCCCATCCGCTCAATCCACACAGGGGACTGTGCTAAGCTCTTCCAGTGATGATGAGATGCCCACTGAGGCACAGAag AGATCCACTGCGGCGGCTCTTTGTGACATCACAACCGAGGTTCTAAGAACCCTCAATGCCACTGAAAGTGTTCTAGCCGAGTTGGCCCTCTCAGACCCCCCTGACAGACCCCCGTTAGGGGTCGCAGATGTAAAGAAAGCTGATGAGGCTTACAGAGAACTTGAGGAAAAT CTGTACCTGACGGCAGGGAAATCTTTTGACATGGAGAGGAAGCTAACGCAGATTGAACGGAAGGCTGTGAACAATTACATCATCCCCCTGACCGACTCTGAGCTGTCCGAGCTGGAGGAACAGCTTTCCATAGCGGCTGCTAAagtacagaacacagagagtgag GTTTCAGACATTGAAAATAAGATCGCTGCTCTCAGTGTATCGGGACTCTCGACAGACAAGGCCCAGAAAAAG GCATCAAGCGTACAGCAGAGAAGAAAAACGACCCAAGACATCAGCTCGAGCAGAACATACTTCTAA
- the mlpha gene encoding melanophilin a isoform X3: protein MTEMEKKLDLTRLTDQEAKHVWEVIQRDFQLRRKEQDRLGELRTKMEKEEAKRDLLGSQSSLTSSHCIRCLQPFKFLLNSKRCCLDCQLFVCKTCSLYSRLERGWVCEPCRTARVLKMGTLGWYHDNVRSRFKRFGSAKVMRSLYKRLHEDGRRDDDTQSMPDVRNVHNGRDDDNMDTVESQRYKQLRKTRRLLSVHPLDLDMDDYSSHSRRHSVQYIQEERGRSDLEYCTDTCSQHHHRMNRRTSLDRPTRPDDGVHSEHRMVRARSLSKINFLPQRPLYLDTSEEEDSFRVPIYQPHPRRRSHASSQENVNLSAPPINELSKRMSAIENLLNRLEEKMTVPHEQPSAGQLEEEKLKRKLDELMSDRALSSDEEEPKRPAHSRGPGGKGGASKGPSAQSTQGTVLSSSSDDEMPTEAQKLYLTAGKSFDMERKLTQIERKAVNNYIIPLTDSELSELEEQLSIAAAKVQNTESEVSDIENKIAALSVSGLSTDKAQKKASSVQQRRKTTQDISSSRTYF, encoded by the exons GGAGCTGAGGACCAagatggagaaggaggaggcCAAGCGTGACCTGCTGGGCTCACAGTCCTCCCTGACCAGCTCACACTGCATCCGCTGCCTTCAGCCCTTCAAGTTCCTGCTGAACAGCAAACGCTGCTGCCTGGACTGTCAGCTGTTCGTGTGTAAGACCTGCAGCCTCTACAGCCGGCTGGAGAGAGGCTGGGTGTGTGAACCCTGCCGAACTGCCAG GGTCCTGAAAATGGGGACGCTGGGCTGGTACCATGACAACGTGCGGTCTCGTTTCAAGCGCTTTGGCAGTGCTAAGGTGATGAGGTCGCTCTACAAGAGATTACACGAGGACG GTCGCCGCGACGACGACACGCAAAGCATGCCCGACGTACGCA ATGTTCACAACGGCCGCGATGATGACAACATGGACACAGTGGAATCTCAGCGCTATAAACAG CTGCGGAAGACGAGGCGTCTGCTCTCTGTCCATCCTCTGGATCTGGACATGGACGACTACAGCAGCCATTCACGCCGACATTCTGTGCAG TACATCCAGGAGGAGCGGGGGCGGAGTGATCTGGAGTACTGCACTGATACTTGTTCTCAACATCATCACCGCATGAACCGCAGGACCAGTTTGGACCGGCCCACACGCCCAG ATGACGGTGTGCACTCCGAGCACAGAATGGTGCGTGCTCGCTCACTGTCCAAGATCAACTTCCTGCCACAGCGTCCACTCTACCTGGACACGTCTGAAGAGGAGGACAGCTTCCGCGTCCCCATATACCAGCCACATCCTCGTCGGCGAAGCCACGCCTCCTCCCAGGAGAACGTCAACCTAAGTGCACCTCCG ATTAATGAACTGAGCAAGAGAATGTCTGCCATCGAGAACCTCCTGAATCGCCTGGAGGAGAAGATGACTGTCCCTCACGAGCAG CCTTCAGCAGGCCAGCTAGAGGAGGAGAAACTGAAGAGGAAACTGGATGAATTGATGAGCGACCGTGCGCTGTCGTCTGACGAGGAGGAGCCCAAGAGACCCGCCCACTCCAGGGGACCCGGGGGGAAGGGCGGAGCCAGCAAGGGCCCATCCGCTCAATCCACACAGGGGACTGTGCTAAGCTCTTCCAGTGATGATGAGATGCCCACTGAGGCACAGAag CTGTACCTGACGGCAGGGAAATCTTTTGACATGGAGAGGAAGCTAACGCAGATTGAACGGAAGGCTGTGAACAATTACATCATCCCCCTGACCGACTCTGAGCTGTCCGAGCTGGAGGAACAGCTTTCCATAGCGGCTGCTAAagtacagaacacagagagtgag GTTTCAGACATTGAAAATAAGATCGCTGCTCTCAGTGTATCGGGACTCTCGACAGACAAGGCCCAGAAAAAG GCATCAAGCGTACAGCAGAGAAGAAAAACGACCCAAGACATCAGCTCGAGCAGAACATACTTCTAA